A window from Hoeflea sp. IMCC20628 encodes these proteins:
- a CDS encoding TRAP transporter large permease, which produces MSWAVILLIMLALFALNMRLYLGILAAVLIYFVFFNSMPMEIAVQRFIAPSQNTSLLAIPFFVLLGTLLSYSGVAERIVDVAMLLVGRIRGGLALANILVSMLLGGVSASNLADSAMLTRMMVPEMEKRGYGRAFSAAVTAAGSLVTPIIPPGIALIIYALIADVSVSKMFMAGIIPGLLAAASLMVAAYLVSRKRGYMPAATKRPSLREAAGTILRAWPAVFLVMVIIGGIRFGIFTPTEAGAVAVLLVLITGMLVYRTMRLTDVFTSVYEASKSTASVLLIIMASGALGWIFSVEKAGVAFADLATGMTDSPILFLLLVNVALLLLGMLIEGTALLIILVPLLKPTLMAMGIDPIHFGIIMIFNLSIGTLTPPVGTVMLLVANLARVDIASFTRESLPFFAALLFVLGLIVFIPGLSLFLAG; this is translated from the coding sequence ATGAGCTGGGCTGTCATCCTTTTGATCATGCTGGCACTGTTTGCGCTCAACATGCGACTCTATCTCGGCATACTTGCCGCAGTGCTGATCTATTTCGTGTTCTTCAATTCCATGCCGATGGAAATCGCGGTGCAGCGCTTCATCGCGCCGTCGCAGAACACATCACTGCTGGCGATTCCGTTTTTCGTGCTGCTCGGCACGTTGTTGTCCTATTCCGGTGTGGCCGAACGCATCGTCGATGTCGCCATGTTGCTGGTGGGGCGCATTCGTGGCGGTCTCGCGCTTGCCAATATTCTGGTTAGCATGCTGCTTGGCGGGGTTAGCGCCTCCAACCTTGCCGACAGTGCCATGTTGACGCGCATGATGGTACCGGAAATGGAAAAGCGCGGTTACGGCCGCGCCTTTTCCGCAGCCGTGACCGCCGCCGGTTCGCTGGTCACGCCGATCATCCCACCGGGCATCGCGCTCATTATCTACGCATTGATTGCCGACGTATCGGTGTCGAAAATGTTCATGGCCGGGATCATCCCGGGCTTGCTCGCCGCCGCCTCGCTGATGGTGGCGGCCTATCTGGTCTCGCGCAAACGCGGCTATATGCCCGCCGCCACAAAGCGCCCGAGCCTGCGTGAAGCCGCAGGCACAATCCTGCGCGCCTGGCCCGCCGTGTTTCTGGTCATGGTCATCATCGGCGGTATCCGCTTCGGTATTTTCACTCCGACCGAGGCCGGCGCCGTTGCCGTTCTTCTGGTGTTGATCACGGGCATGCTGGTCTACAGGACCATGCGGCTCACCGATGTCTTCACATCGGTTTACGAGGCTTCCAAATCCACCGCCTCGGTGCTGCTGATCATCATGGCGAGTGGCGCGCTCGGCTGGATTTTTTCGGTAGAAAAGGCTGGTGTTGCCTTTGCCGATCTAGCGACTGGAATGACCGATAGCCCAATCCTGTTTCTGCTGCTGGTCAACGTCGCACTCCTGCTGCTGGGCATGCTGATCGAGGGAACGGCTTTGCTCATCATCCTCGTACCGCTGCTCAAGCCGACTTTGATGGCGATGGGCATCGACCCGATTCATTTTGGCATCATCATGATCTTCAACCTGTCGATTGGTACGCTGACACCGCCTGTCGGAACGGTGATGTTGCTGGTCGCCAATCTGGCCAGGGTTGACATAGCTTCCTTCACCCGCGAATCTCTGCCGTTTTTCGCGGCCCTGCTCTTCGTGCTTGGCTTGATCGTCTTCATTCCGGGTCTGTCGCTTTTCCTGGCGGGATGA
- a CDS encoding enolase C-terminal domain-like protein, translated as MARFVGEAAKIKVMAFVATKVKLGLGAKDEAKLAAAVRRGVGDDSHFIAAANHCYTTADAYYVGRALEELDAFWFEEPIAPNAMSGPCFKPGSRGGSGLLFTLFRCRSDGIHGKETLYQLAAFECMDGAASIDALATFELNRNFAIAVRQWSK; from the coding sequence GTGGCGCGCTTTGTCGGTGAGGCAGCGAAAATCAAGGTCATGGCTTTTGTTGCGACGAAGGTGAAGCTGGGTCTGGGAGCCAAGGACGAAGCGAAACTGGCCGCTGCCGTCCGCAGGGGCGTGGGCGATGACTCCCACTTCATAGCGGCCGCCAATCATTGCTACACCACGGCAGATGCCTATTACGTCGGGCGTGCGTTGGAAGAACTTGATGCATTCTGGTTCGAGGAGCCGATCGCCCCTAACGCGATGTCAGGCCCGTGTTTCAAACCCGGTTCGAGAGGTGGAAGTGGTTTATTGTTTACGCTTTTCCGTTGTCGTTCTGACGGGATACACGGGAAAGAGACGCTCTATCAGTTGGCTGCATTCGAATGTATGGACGGTGCTGCGTCCATTGATGCTCTTGCTACCTTCGAACTTAATCGTAATTTTGCGATTGCTGTTCGGCAATGGTCCAAATGA
- a CDS encoding aldose epimerase family protein has translation MSHELEPIEIRGHGLLARVIPNGASLIDLRLEGVTTPLILGMAPECYVSHSHLYFGAVVGRHANRIAHGRATLNDKPLSFDINVPPHHSHGGQEGFSRQVWSISDRSESHVCFSLRSPDGHEGYPGDLVVTACYRLLPDAGLRLTYEATSTADTILNMCHHAYFNLDGRDTVDDHVLQIAADTYLPCDETVLPSGGPVPVAGTAFDFTAPRSLGVLADEGMQPYNNTYCLSDAPVNPLGFAARLTGSTGVSMEVWTTQPGLHLYNGYRIADCPPGIEGRHYGARAGVCLETQNWPDSPNRPEFPTSILRSGDHYGHMTEFRFAAP, from the coding sequence ATGAGCCATGAACTGGAGCCGATTGAGATTCGTGGGCATGGGCTGCTGGCGCGAGTCATCCCCAATGGGGCGTCGCTGATTGATCTGCGTCTGGAGGGTGTCACAACACCACTTATTCTCGGAATGGCGCCTGAGTGTTATGTCAGTCATTCGCATCTCTATTTCGGCGCGGTCGTTGGGCGGCACGCAAATCGGATCGCCCATGGCAGGGCCACGCTGAACGACAAGCCGCTGTCCTTCGACATCAATGTTCCTCCGCACCATTCGCATGGCGGGCAGGAGGGGTTTTCCCGACAAGTCTGGTCAATCTCCGACCGCAGCGAGAGCCATGTGTGCTTTAGCCTTCGGAGCCCTGACGGGCATGAGGGATATCCCGGTGATCTGGTGGTGACGGCCTGCTACAGGCTGTTGCCCGACGCGGGTCTGAGATTGACTTACGAGGCAACCAGCACGGCCGATACGATACTCAACATGTGCCACCACGCCTATTTCAATCTCGATGGGCGCGATACCGTCGACGATCACGTGCTGCAGATTGCCGCTGACACCTATTTGCCGTGCGATGAAACCGTTTTGCCGAGCGGCGGTCCGGTACCGGTTGCGGGCACGGCGTTCGATTTCACGGCACCACGAAGCCTGGGCGTGTTGGCTGACGAAGGGATGCAGCCCTACAACAACACCTACTGCCTGTCGGATGCACCGGTAAATCCGCTGGGCTTTGCTGCGCGGCTGACCGGTTCGACAGGTGTATCAATGGAAGTGTGGACCACACAACCCGGTCTGCATCTCTACAATGGCTACCGCATTGCTGATTGTCCGCCGGGTATCGAGGGGCGTCACTACGGGGCGCGTGCGGGAGTATGTCTGGAGACGCAAAACTGGCCCGACAGTCCGAACCGGCCCGAATTTCCAACATCAATCCTGCGTTCGGGCGATCACTACGGACACATGACCGAGTTTAGATTTGCGGCGCCCTGA
- a CDS encoding GntR family transcriptional regulator has product MNITTLNPQSLADRSYGTVRQAILTGRLAPDSTWSDRELCEMFDLSRTPVREALLRLQTEQLVQIVPRKGTRILPLRLEDVRDIHQLTKALELEAALLVARNYKTLDDLSPIRICVEAMETALDAEDRDAWAQADTACHFAVVDSCGNKRLASIYHAQRGLTDRARYFVLHLREMPVQSTIEHRQMYEALVARDLRKLEVAYRHHWERTTEEMLTLIARVSPRNSGSAVNHQT; this is encoded by the coding sequence ATGAACATTACGACACTCAATCCACAGTCTCTCGCCGACAGGTCCTATGGCACTGTCCGTCAGGCAATTCTCACCGGGAGACTTGCGCCGGACTCGACATGGTCGGACCGGGAACTGTGCGAGATGTTCGATCTGAGCCGGACGCCGGTGCGCGAGGCATTGCTGCGGCTGCAGACCGAACAACTGGTCCAGATTGTGCCGCGCAAGGGAACCCGCATACTGCCGCTGCGGCTTGAGGATGTTCGCGACATTCATCAGTTGACCAAGGCTCTCGAACTCGAAGCGGCGCTTCTGGTGGCGCGGAACTACAAAACGCTGGATGACCTGTCTCCGATCCGCATCTGCGTCGAAGCGATGGAGACGGCTCTTGACGCCGAAGACCGTGACGCATGGGCGCAAGCCGATACCGCCTGCCACTTCGCGGTGGTCGATTCCTGCGGCAACAAGCGGCTTGCAAGCATCTATCACGCCCAGCGCGGCCTCACCGATCGTGCCCGCTATTTCGTGCTGCATCTGCGTGAGATGCCAGTCCAGTCAACCATAGAACACCGCCAGATGTACGAGGCTCTTGTAGCCCGGGATCTGCGCAAGCTCGAGGTGGCTTATCGCCATCATTGGGAACGAACCACCGAAGAAATGTTGACCCTGAT